One stretch of Hevea brasiliensis isolate MT/VB/25A 57/8 chromosome 12, ASM3005281v1, whole genome shotgun sequence DNA includes these proteins:
- the LOC110636866 gene encoding uncharacterized protein LOC110636866 isoform X2: MAVASEETTNICSHCDRAIPSLNIDLHFAHCSRNLEKCKLCGDMVPKKHAEEHFLNTHAPVACSLCSETMEREVLAIHKGEICPQRIVTCEFCEFPLPAIDLAEHQEVCGNRTELCHLCSRYIRLRERYNHESRCTGVSDNIVGSSRDVRAAERAPGAPRRQPHDYSSRRRLFFTIAITGIAVILGSLLFQRKTGNNQVH; this comes from the exons ATGGCTGTTGCATCTGAGGAAACCACTAACATATGCAGCCACtg TGACAGAGCTATCCCTTCCTTGAATATTGATTTGCATTTTGCTCATTGTTCTCGGAATCTTGAAAAATGTAAACTTTGTGGTGACATGGTCCCAAAAAAGCATGCTGAGGAACATTTCTTAAACACTCATGCGCCG GTGGCCTGTTCGCTATGCAGTGAGACAATGGAGCGTGAAGTTCTAGCAATCCATAAAGGTGAAATTTGTCCTCAAAGGATTGTCACATGCGAATTCTGCGAGTTTCCATTGCCTGCAATTGATCTAGCTGAGCATCAG GAGGTATGTGGGAACCGGACAGAACTTTGTCATCTGTGTAGTAGATATATTAGACTGCGTGAAAGATACAACCATGAGTCTAGATGCACTGGTGTGTCAGACAATATTGTGGGATCTTCCAG GGATGTGAGAGCAGCTGAAAGAGCACCAGGTGCTCCAAGAAGGCAGCCACATGATTATTCATCACGGAGACGGCTTTTTTTCACCATTGCAATAACAGGCATTGCTGTTATACTAGGATCACTTCTTTTCCAGAGGAAAACAGGGAATAATCAAGTGCATTAG
- the LOC110636866 gene encoding uncharacterized protein LOC110636866 isoform X1 has protein sequence MFARGVTTSLYRDMAVASEETTNICSHCDRAIPSLNIDLHFAHCSRNLEKCKLCGDMVPKKHAEEHFLNTHAPVACSLCSETMEREVLAIHKGEICPQRIVTCEFCEFPLPAIDLAEHQEVCGNRTELCHLCSRYIRLRERYNHESRCTGVSDNIVGSSRDVRAAERAPGAPRRQPHDYSSRRRLFFTIAITGIAVILGSLLFQRKTGNNQVH, from the exons AT GTTTGCTCGAGGAGTAACGACGTCGTTGTATCGCGATATGGCTGTTGCATCTGAGGAAACCACTAACATATGCAGCCACtg TGACAGAGCTATCCCTTCCTTGAATATTGATTTGCATTTTGCTCATTGTTCTCGGAATCTTGAAAAATGTAAACTTTGTGGTGACATGGTCCCAAAAAAGCATGCTGAGGAACATTTCTTAAACACTCATGCGCCG GTGGCCTGTTCGCTATGCAGTGAGACAATGGAGCGTGAAGTTCTAGCAATCCATAAAGGTGAAATTTGTCCTCAAAGGATTGTCACATGCGAATTCTGCGAGTTTCCATTGCCTGCAATTGATCTAGCTGAGCATCAG GAGGTATGTGGGAACCGGACAGAACTTTGTCATCTGTGTAGTAGATATATTAGACTGCGTGAAAGATACAACCATGAGTCTAGATGCACTGGTGTGTCAGACAATATTGTGGGATCTTCCAG GGATGTGAGAGCAGCTGAAAGAGCACCAGGTGCTCCAAGAAGGCAGCCACATGATTATTCATCACGGAGACGGCTTTTTTTCACCATTGCAATAACAGGCATTGCTGTTATACTAGGATCACTTCTTTTCCAGAGGAAAACAGGGAATAATCAAGTGCATTAG